The following are encoded in a window of Bradyrhizobium sp. WBOS07 genomic DNA:
- a CDS encoding L,D-transpeptidase, whose translation MSSLKVMFGILAAGLMLSGCMQATRYEATDTKAFKPKDKELLAKVKYENAPVAEPFRRAIVEYHRKESPGSIVVDSDNHYLYYVLEGGKAIRYGITVGEEAMAWSGIAKVGSKTEWPAWHPTPGEISRLGVPTYVAPGPDNPMGSRALYLYSGGKDTLFRIHGTNQPEYIGASISSGCIRLTNEDAIDLYDRVKVGTLVVVLEPKHGDSPYNSRLALGNSQAVSY comes from the coding sequence ATGTCGTCGCTGAAAGTTATGTTTGGGATTTTGGCCGCCGGCCTGATGCTGTCGGGCTGCATGCAGGCCACTCGCTATGAGGCGACCGACACCAAGGCCTTCAAGCCGAAGGACAAGGAACTGCTCGCCAAGGTCAAATACGAGAACGCCCCGGTCGCAGAGCCGTTCCGCCGCGCCATCGTCGAATACCACCGCAAGGAATCGCCGGGCTCGATCGTGGTCGATTCCGACAACCATTACCTCTATTACGTGCTGGAGGGCGGCAAGGCGATCCGCTACGGCATCACCGTGGGCGAAGAGGCCATGGCCTGGTCGGGCATCGCCAAGGTCGGCAGCAAGACCGAGTGGCCGGCCTGGCACCCCACCCCCGGCGAGATTTCGCGCCTGGGCGTGCCGACCTATGTCGCCCCCGGCCCGGACAATCCGATGGGCTCTCGCGCGCTGTACCTCTATTCGGGGGGCAAGGACACGCTGTTCCGCATCCACGGCACCAACCAGCCGGAATATATCGGCGCCTCAATCTCGTCAGGCTGCATCCGCCTGACCAACGAGGACGCGATCGATCTCTATGATCGGGTCAAGGTCGGCACCCTCGTTGTGGTGCTTGAGCCCAAGCACGGCGACTCGCCGTACAATTCGCGATTGGCGCTCGGCAACAGCCAGGCGGTCAGCTACTGA
- a CDS encoding magnesium transporter CorA family protein: MFSVFVPSESALKKVVIEDLSALPDSAVWIDLVNPSAAEDKAVEQLAGIAIPTREDMQEIEISSRLYIENGGRYMTATLMCHSDTDMPRTTPVTFILADHRLVTVRYDLPKPFALVEAKLARSCTPSVTGETVLMELLDAVIDRCADILERCGAEIDQVSHDIFEPESERHGQAKRYSQILISIGRKGDLTSKVRESLVSIGRVVAFLSAVVEGVKWSKDMREQLKTMQRDVASLTDHASYLSNKITFVLDAMLGVVNLEQNNIIKLFSVMAVVLMPPTLIASVYGMNFKVMPELEWVHGYPMALVMMLIAAIVPYWIFKWKKWL; this comes from the coding sequence ATGTTTTCGGTGTTTGTTCCCTCCGAGTCCGCCCTCAAGAAGGTCGTGATCGAGGATCTTTCCGCGTTACCCGATAGCGCGGTGTGGATCGATCTCGTCAATCCGAGCGCGGCTGAGGACAAGGCGGTGGAGCAGCTCGCGGGCATCGCCATTCCGACCCGGGAAGACATGCAGGAGATCGAGATCTCCAGCCGCCTCTACATCGAGAACGGCGGCCGCTACATGACCGCGACGCTGATGTGCCACTCCGATACCGACATGCCCAGGACCACGCCGGTGACGTTCATCCTCGCCGACCACCGCCTGGTGACGGTGCGCTACGACCTCCCCAAGCCGTTCGCCCTCGTCGAGGCCAAGCTCGCCCGCTCCTGCACGCCGTCCGTCACCGGCGAGACGGTGCTGATGGAACTGCTGGACGCCGTGATCGACCGCTGCGCCGACATCCTGGAGCGTTGCGGCGCCGAGATCGACCAGGTCAGCCACGACATCTTCGAGCCGGAGAGCGAGCGCCATGGGCAGGCCAAGAGATATTCCCAGATCCTGATCTCGATCGGTCGCAAGGGCGACCTGACCTCGAAGGTTCGCGAGAGCCTCGTCTCGATCGGCCGCGTCGTGGCGTTCCTGTCCGCGGTCGTGGAGGGCGTGAAATGGTCGAAGGACATGCGCGAGCAACTCAAGACCATGCAGCGCGACGTGGCCTCGCTGACCGATCACGCCTCCTATCTCTCCAACAAGATCACCTTCGTGCTCGACGCCATGCTCGGCGTCGTCAATCTCGAGCAGAACAACATCATCAAGCTGTTCTCGGTCATGGCCGTCGTCCTGATGCCGCCGACGCTGATCGCCTCCGTTTACGGCATGAACTTCAAGGTCATGCCGGAACTCGAATGGGTGCACGGCTATCCGATGGCGCTGGTGATGATGCTGATCGCCGCGATCGTTCCGTACTGGATCTTCAAGTGGAAGAAGTGGCTCTGA
- a CDS encoding class I SAM-dependent methyltransferase — translation MGRFASTASLYEHLRPPYPREFFRCVAQKLGLTKQSSLIDLGTGPGLLALGFGPYVGRVVGVDPEPAMLDAARLAASGAGRHVTLIEGKAETLPPDIGTFDIVTIGRALHWMDRDATVAQLGQLVAHGGVIAICASFSATDGRNPWLDGYNEIRRRWSPAQLWEEAGRGTRTHRDLSAFFHGSPLQLAELVTVETSHLVGLHDLAKRTLTYSSSSRDALGENVEAMLSDVLHHLVPFSRDYAIEETIVSTAQIVKP, via the coding sequence ATGGGCCGGTTCGCAAGCACCGCCTCACTCTACGAGCATTTGCGGCCGCCGTATCCGCGCGAATTCTTCCGCTGCGTCGCGCAAAAACTCGGTCTCACCAAACAGAGCAGCCTGATCGATCTCGGTACCGGACCCGGACTGCTGGCGCTCGGCTTCGGCCCCTACGTCGGCCGTGTCGTCGGAGTCGATCCGGAGCCTGCGATGCTCGACGCCGCGCGGCTTGCCGCTTCGGGCGCGGGTCGACATGTCACGCTGATTGAAGGCAAGGCAGAGACGCTTCCACCCGATATCGGCACTTTCGACATCGTCACGATCGGCCGTGCGTTGCATTGGATGGATCGCGATGCGACGGTTGCCCAACTCGGCCAGCTGGTCGCACACGGGGGCGTGATCGCGATCTGCGCTTCGTTCTCGGCTACCGACGGCCGTAACCCATGGCTCGATGGTTACAACGAAATTCGCCGTCGCTGGTCGCCTGCGCAGCTCTGGGAGGAGGCAGGACGGGGCACGCGGACACATCGCGACCTTTCCGCGTTCTTCCACGGCAGCCCGTTGCAGCTCGCCGAGCTTGTCACCGTCGAGACCAGCCATCTGGTCGGCCTGCACGATTTGGCGAAGCGCACGCTTACTTATTCGTCCTCGTCACGGGATGCACTGGGCGAGAATGTCGAGGCGATGCTGAGCGATGTCTTGCATCATCTCGTCCCGTTCAGCCGCGACTATGCGATCGAAGAGACCATCGTCTCGACGGCGCAGATAGTTAAGCCCTAG
- a CDS encoding SDR family NAD(P)-dependent oxidoreductase: MPHSSNAPRRTLLLTGASRGIGHATVIRFSSAGWRVITCSRHPFPEDCPWDAGPEDHIQVDLADPKDTSRAISEIRNRLEGGMLHALVNNAAISPKGPGGSRLGSVDTDLETWTHVFHVNFFAPIMIARGLIEELKAAKGSVVNVTSIAGSRVHPFAGAAYATSKAALASLTREMASDFGRIGVRVNAIAPGEIDTSILSPGTEKIVEQQIPMHRLGTPDEVAKIIYVLCTDTSSYVNGAEIHINGGQHV; encoded by the coding sequence ATGCCGCATTCGTCCAATGCGCCGCGCCGCACGCTGCTCCTGACCGGAGCCAGCCGCGGCATCGGCCACGCCACCGTGATCCGCTTCTCCTCGGCGGGCTGGCGCGTCATCACCTGCTCGCGGCACCCCTTCCCCGAGGACTGCCCGTGGGATGCGGGTCCTGAGGACCACATCCAGGTCGACCTCGCCGATCCCAAGGACACGTCCCGCGCGATCTCCGAGATCCGCAACCGGCTCGAGGGCGGCATGCTGCATGCGCTGGTCAACAACGCCGCGATCTCGCCGAAGGGACCGGGCGGATCGAGGCTCGGCTCGGTCGACACCGACCTCGAGACTTGGACGCATGTCTTTCACGTCAACTTCTTCGCGCCGATCATGATCGCGCGCGGGCTGATCGAGGAATTGAAGGCGGCCAAGGGCTCGGTCGTGAACGTCACCTCGATCGCGGGCTCGCGCGTGCATCCGTTCGCGGGCGCCGCCTACGCCACCTCGAAGGCCGCGCTGGCATCGCTGACGCGCGAGATGGCCTCCGATTTCGGCCGCATCGGCGTGCGCGTCAACGCCATCGCGCCGGGCGAGATCGACACCTCGATCCTGTCGCCGGGCACCGAGAAGATCGTCGAGCAGCAGATCCCGATGCACCGCCTCGGCACGCCCGACGAGGTCGCCAAGATCATCTACGTGCTGTGCACGGACACCAGCTCTTACGTCAACGGCGCCGAGATCCACATCAACGGCGGCCAGCACGTGTAG
- the pdxH gene encoding pyridoxamine 5'-phosphate oxidase: MTDTTSMKHQTPLTSGDFTAADEPFALFESWLNEAIKSEPNDPNAMALATVDPDGLPDVRMVLMKGFDTEGFVFYSHIASQKGRELAANPKAALLFHWKSLRRQVRIRGNVTPVTEAEADAYFATRPKQAQIGAWASKQSEALESRFAFEQAIAKVAARYVIGEVPRPPGWSGWRITPSRIEFWHDRPFRLHDRIEFRRDAAGQKWSKTRMYP; this comes from the coding sequence ATGACCGACACGACCTCGATGAAACACCAGACACCCTTAACATCCGGTGATTTCACCGCCGCCGACGAGCCGTTTGCGCTGTTCGAGAGCTGGCTGAACGAGGCGATCAAGAGCGAGCCGAACGATCCGAACGCCATGGCGCTCGCAACCGTCGATCCCGACGGCCTGCCCGACGTGCGCATGGTGCTGATGAAGGGCTTCGATACCGAGGGTTTCGTCTTCTACAGCCACATCGCCAGCCAGAAGGGCCGCGAACTCGCCGCAAACCCTAAGGCAGCGTTACTTTTTCACTGGAAGTCGCTGCGCCGTCAGGTCCGCATCCGCGGCAACGTGACGCCGGTGACCGAGGCCGAAGCCGACGCCTATTTCGCCACCCGGCCCAAGCAGGCGCAGATCGGCGCCTGGGCGAGCAAGCAGTCCGAGGCGCTGGAGAGCCGCTTCGCCTTCGAGCAAGCCATCGCGAAAGTCGCGGCCAGATACGTCATCGGCGAGGTGCCGCGGCCGCCAGGCTGGAGCGGCTGGCGCATCACGCCCTCCCGGATCGAGTTCTGGCACGACCGCCCGTTCCGCTTGCACGACCGCATCGAATTTCGTCGTGACGCGGCCGGCCAGAAGTGGTCCAAGACGCGGATGTATCCTTGA
- a CDS encoding RT0821/Lpp0805 family surface protein, which translates to MTIVLVGLGAGGCSFSRTDQGAYAKADDSDLTGSIVRPAKDAPPTETDMAFARNAATDVLSKGDKDSSQHWQNPETGARGSVTPIAQSYAAEDGRKCRDFLASYVNGTTESWLQGAGCQSSRGRWEIHTLKPWRS; encoded by the coding sequence ATGACGATCGTTCTCGTCGGGCTCGGGGCCGGGGGATGCAGCTTTTCCCGCACCGACCAGGGCGCCTACGCCAAGGCTGACGACAGCGATCTCACCGGCTCGATCGTGCGACCGGCGAAGGACGCCCCCCCGACCGAGACCGATATGGCCTTCGCCCGCAACGCCGCCACCGACGTCCTCAGCAAGGGCGACAAGGATTCCAGCCAGCATTGGCAGAATCCGGAGACCGGGGCGCGCGGCTCGGTGACGCCAATCGCGCAATCCTACGCCGCCGAGGACGGCCGCAAATGCCGCGATTTCCTGGCGAGCTACGTCAACGGGACGACGGAAAGCTGGCTCCAGGGCGCCGGTTGCCAAAGCAGCCGTGGCCGTTGGGAGATTCATACGCTAAAGCCGTGGCGGAGCTAG